Proteins encoded in a region of the Triticum dicoccoides isolate Atlit2015 ecotype Zavitan chromosome 3A, WEW_v2.0, whole genome shotgun sequence genome:
- the LOC119266978 gene encoding geranylgeranyl transferase type-1 subunit beta-like isoform X2 produces the protein MGDQEEGPAGFARARHAAFLELMSCELPDGYATQEVNHLTLAYFAVAGLSLLRELDRVNKDQIAKWILSFQVHPEENDVLDNGQFYGFCGSRTTKFPSNLVKDPCHNGSHLASTYSALATLKIVGYDVLNLDSNVLLLSMKKLQQPDGSFMPTHIGAETDLRFVYCADWSGMDKEKAKEYILNCQSYDGGFGMVPGSESHGGGTFCAVAALYLMGFIQVDLASNLRESAAIDVQLLLEWCLQRQAADGGFQGRRNKPSDTCYAFWIGGVLKMIGAYHLIEHGALRGFLLTCQTCYGGFSKFPDDELPDIYHSYYGLAALSLLGEEEVEPLCAELGVIAAAL, from the exons ATGGGGGAccaggaggaggggccggccgggttCGCGCGCGCGCGCCACGCGGCGTTCCTGGAGCTGATGTCGTGCGAGCTCCCCGACGGCTACGCCACGCAGGAGGTCAACCACCTCACCCTCGCCTACTTCGCCGTCGCCggcctctccctcctccgggagctCGACCGG GTTAACAAGGATCAAATTGCCAAATGGATTTTGTCGTTTCAAGTACACCCTGAGGAAAACGACGTCTTAGATAATG GGCAATTTTATGGATTCTGTGGCTCTAGAACAACCAAATTTCCCTCAAATTTGGTGAAG GACCCTTGCCACAATGGTAGTCATCTAGCAAGCACTTATTCTGCTCTTGCTACATTGAAGATTGTAGGTTATGATGTACTAAACCTTGATAGCAATGTTCTTCTACTGTCGATGAAAAAACTGCAGCAACCAGACGGAAG CTTCATGCCTACTCATATTGGTGCAGAAACAGACCTACGCTTTGTATACTGCGCAG ATTGGTCAGGAATGGACAAGGAAAAGGCCAAGGAATACATTCTTAACTGTCAG TCATATGACGGTGGCTTTGGCATGGTTCCCGGTTCAGAATCTCATG GTGGGGGAACTTTCTGTGCTGTTGCGGCCCTATATCTAATGGGTTTCATTCAAGTTGATTTGGCATCGAACTTACGAGAGTCTGCGGCGATTGACGTACAATTGCTCCTGGAGTGGTGCCTTCAG AGGCAAGCGGCAGACGGGGGATTTCAGGGCAGAAGAAACAAGCCAAGTGATACGTGCTACGCTTTCTG GATTGGAGGCGTCTTGAAGATGATTGGCGCCTACCACTTGATCGAGCACGGCGCGCTGCGGGGGTTTCTGCTCACCTGCCAGACATGC TACGGAGGCTTCTCGAAATTCCCGGACGACGAGTTGCCAGACATCTACCACTCATACTACGGGCTCGCGGCCCTCTCATTGCTGGGGGAGGAGGAGGTCGAGCCGCTCTGCGCCGAGCTGGGGGTCATCGCCGCCGCACTGTAG
- the LOC119266978 gene encoding geranylgeranyl transferase type-1 subunit beta-like isoform X1, translating to MGDQEEGPAGFARARHAAFLELMSCELPDGYATQEVNHLTLAYFAVAGLSLLRELDRVNKDQIAKWILSFQVHPEENDVLDNGQFYGFCGSRTTKFPSNLVKDPCHNGSHLASTYSALATLKIVGYDVLNLDSNVLLLSMKKLQQPDGSFMPTHIGAETDLRFVYCAAAICSMLKDWSGMDKEKAKEYILNCQSYDGGFGMVPGSESHGGGTFCAVAALYLMGFIQVDLASNLRESAAIDVQLLLEWCLQRQAADGGFQGRRNKPSDTCYAFWIGGVLKMIGAYHLIEHGALRGFLLTCQTCYGGFSKFPDDELPDIYHSYYGLAALSLLGEEEVEPLCAELGVIAAAL from the exons ATGGGGGAccaggaggaggggccggccgggttCGCGCGCGCGCGCCACGCGGCGTTCCTGGAGCTGATGTCGTGCGAGCTCCCCGACGGCTACGCCACGCAGGAGGTCAACCACCTCACCCTCGCCTACTTCGCCGTCGCCggcctctccctcctccgggagctCGACCGG GTTAACAAGGATCAAATTGCCAAATGGATTTTGTCGTTTCAAGTACACCCTGAGGAAAACGACGTCTTAGATAATG GGCAATTTTATGGATTCTGTGGCTCTAGAACAACCAAATTTCCCTCAAATTTGGTGAAG GACCCTTGCCACAATGGTAGTCATCTAGCAAGCACTTATTCTGCTCTTGCTACATTGAAGATTGTAGGTTATGATGTACTAAACCTTGATAGCAATGTTCTTCTACTGTCGATGAAAAAACTGCAGCAACCAGACGGAAG CTTCATGCCTACTCATATTGGTGCAGAAACAGACCTACGCTTTGTATACTGCGCAG CTGCGATCTGCTCAATGCTAAAAGATTGGTCAGGAATGGACAAGGAAAAGGCCAAGGAATACATTCTTAACTGTCAG TCATATGACGGTGGCTTTGGCATGGTTCCCGGTTCAGAATCTCATG GTGGGGGAACTTTCTGTGCTGTTGCGGCCCTATATCTAATGGGTTTCATTCAAGTTGATTTGGCATCGAACTTACGAGAGTCTGCGGCGATTGACGTACAATTGCTCCTGGAGTGGTGCCTTCAG AGGCAAGCGGCAGACGGGGGATTTCAGGGCAGAAGAAACAAGCCAAGTGATACGTGCTACGCTTTCTG GATTGGAGGCGTCTTGAAGATGATTGGCGCCTACCACTTGATCGAGCACGGCGCGCTGCGGGGGTTTCTGCTCACCTGCCAGACATGC TACGGAGGCTTCTCGAAATTCCCGGACGACGAGTTGCCAGACATCTACCACTCATACTACGGGCTCGCGGCCCTCTCATTGCTGGGGGAGGAGGAGGTCGAGCCGCTCTGCGCCGAGCTGGGGGTCATCGCCGCCGCACTGTAG
- the LOC119266979 gene encoding very-long-chain (3R)-3-hydroxyacyl-CoA dehydratase PASTICCINO 2A-like: MAGVGSAVRRLYLAVYNWVVFVGWAQVLYYAVTALLGGGHEGVYAAVERPLQLAQTAAVMEILHGLVGLVRSPVTATLPQIGSRLFLTWGILWSFPETQSHILVTSLVISWSITEIIRYSFFGLKETLGFAPSWLLWLRYSTFLILYPTGILSEVGLIYIALPYIKVSEKYLVKMPNKWNFSFDYFYTCAIAIGVYVPGGPHMFTYMLAQRKKALSKAKTA; encoded by the exons ATGGCCGGCGTCGGGTCGGCGGTGCGGCGGCTCTACCTCGCCGTCTACAACTGGGTCGTCTTCGTCGGATG GGCGCAGGTGCTCTACTACGCGGTGACGGCGCTGCTGGGCGGCGGCCATGAGGGCGTCTACGCCGCCGTCGAGCGCCCGCTGCAACTCGCGCAGACCGCCGCCGTCATGGAG ATTCTTCATGGGCTTGTAG GGTTGGTAAGGTCTCCTGTCACTGCAACCCTTCCACAAATAGGATCAAGGTTGTTTCTTACATGGGGCATCTTGTGGAGCTTTCCTGAG ACACAATCTCATATTCTTGTAACTTCTTTGGTCATAAGCTGGTCCATCACGGAG ATCATCAGATATTCCTTCTTTGGCCTGAAGGAGACGCTTGGGTTTGCACCTTCCTGGCTTTTATGGCTCAG GTATAGCACATTTCTGATATTGTATCCTACCGGTATCCTTAGCGAGGTCGGTCTGATCTACATTGCTCTTCCTTACATTAAG GTATCCGAGAAATACCTTGTTAAGATGCCTAACAAATGGAATTTCTCCTTTGACTACTTTTACACATGTGCTATCGCCATCGGTGTCTATGTTCCAG GTGGGCCGCACATGTTCACGTATATGCTTGCCCAGAGGAAGAAGGCCCTGTCAAAGGCAAAGACTGCATGA